The Rissa tridactyla isolate bRisTri1 chromosome 6, bRisTri1.patW.cur.20221130, whole genome shotgun sequence genome includes a region encoding these proteins:
- the SFXN4 gene encoding sideroflexin-4 isoform X1 — protein MDANLRFWRAEGQSFFQRFLLWADVLDPLLLLKSSDEIRRTRLLLQNSGKTLSEPIQNDQTKRAFLLSLSSVHPDTDKIIPVLFRPPAFLPICLPLVIASSLQLQAKQTFFSQFVFHTYTTGFTLFNGNGTVKVEEYPLQQKQIFYGLGAISYAACIGALPLLFMNRYTLKSSVTQLVVKKLLPAPLLGLMSAFTVAVVRSPEFENGIEVMDRNGKVVGVSQKAGEKAVKETALSRAVLFGTTFFLPALLTYFVERAKFAKTPRALASVRMFMITSVLAGMLPVSLSMFPQCGEIKRTDLEPEILSSTEETELFYNRGI, from the exons ATGGACGCCAACCTGCGGTTCTGGAGAGCGGAGGGACAG TCTTTTTTCCAGAGGTTTCTTCTCTGGGCGGACGTCTTGGATCCCCTGCTGCTCCTGAAATCCTCC gATGAAATAAGAAGAACCAGGTTATTATTACAAAACAGTGGAAAGACGCTAAGTGAGCCCATACAAAATGATCAG ACAAAACGAGCCTTCCTGCTAAGCCTG tccAGTGTACATCCTGATACAGACAAGATAATTCCCGTTTTGTTTAGGCCTCCAG cctTCCTGCCCATATGTCTTCCATTG GTTATTGCTTCATCTCTTCAGCTCCAGgcaaagcaaacttttttttctcag TTCGTGTTTCACACATATACCACAGGATTCACCCTATTCAATGGAAATGGTACTGTAAAGGTTGAA GAGTACCCACTTCAACAAAAGCAGATCTTCTACGGCTTGGGAGCCATTTCCTATGCAGCATGTATTGGT gctcttcctcttctcttcatgAATCGATACACGTTGAAGAGTTCAGTGACACAACTGGTTGTCAAAAAACTTCTACCTGCTCCTCTTCTTG GTTTGATGAGTGCATTCACTGTGGCGGTGGTGAGAAGCCCAGAATTTGAGAATGGAATTGAAGTGATGGACAGGAATGGCAAAGTTGTAGGAGTGTCACAGAAGGCTGGTGAGAAG GCCGTTAAAGAAACAGCATTGTCGAGAGCAGTCTTGTTTGGGACAACGTtcttcctgccagctctgcttACATACTTTGTGGAAAG AGCAAAATTTGCAAAAACTCCACGTGCTTTGGCTTCAGTGAGAATGTTTATGATTACATCAGTACTGGCAGGGATGCTACCAGTCTCACTTAGCATGTTCCCGCAGTGTGGGGAG ATAAAGCGAACAGACCTCGAACCCGAAATTCTGTCATCTACAGAAGAAACAGAGTTATTCTACAATAGGGGAATTTAG
- the SFXN4 gene encoding sideroflexin-4 isoform X3, producing the protein MDANLRFWRAEGQSFFQRFLLWADVLDPLLLLKSSDEIRRTRLLLQNSGKTLSEPIQNDQTKRAFLLSLSSVHPDTDKIIPVLFRPPAFLPICLPLEYPLQQKQIFYGLGAISYAACIGALPLLFMNRYTLKSSVTQLVVKKLLPAPLLGLMSAFTVAVVRSPEFENGIEVMDRNGKVVGVSQKAGEKAVKETALSRAVLFGTTFFLPALLTYFVERAKFAKTPRALASVRMFMITSVLAGMLPVSLSMFPQCGEIKRTDLEPEILSSTEETELFYNRGI; encoded by the exons ATGGACGCCAACCTGCGGTTCTGGAGAGCGGAGGGACAG TCTTTTTTCCAGAGGTTTCTTCTCTGGGCGGACGTCTTGGATCCCCTGCTGCTCCTGAAATCCTCC gATGAAATAAGAAGAACCAGGTTATTATTACAAAACAGTGGAAAGACGCTAAGTGAGCCCATACAAAATGATCAG ACAAAACGAGCCTTCCTGCTAAGCCTG tccAGTGTACATCCTGATACAGACAAGATAATTCCCGTTTTGTTTAGGCCTCCAG cctTCCTGCCCATATGTCTTCCATTG GAGTACCCACTTCAACAAAAGCAGATCTTCTACGGCTTGGGAGCCATTTCCTATGCAGCATGTATTGGT gctcttcctcttctcttcatgAATCGATACACGTTGAAGAGTTCAGTGACACAACTGGTTGTCAAAAAACTTCTACCTGCTCCTCTTCTTG GTTTGATGAGTGCATTCACTGTGGCGGTGGTGAGAAGCCCAGAATTTGAGAATGGAATTGAAGTGATGGACAGGAATGGCAAAGTTGTAGGAGTGTCACAGAAGGCTGGTGAGAAG GCCGTTAAAGAAACAGCATTGTCGAGAGCAGTCTTGTTTGGGACAACGTtcttcctgccagctctgcttACATACTTTGTGGAAAG AGCAAAATTTGCAAAAACTCCACGTGCTTTGGCTTCAGTGAGAATGTTTATGATTACATCAGTACTGGCAGGGATGCTACCAGTCTCACTTAGCATGTTCCCGCAGTGTGGGGAG ATAAAGCGAACAGACCTCGAACCCGAAATTCTGTCATCTACAGAAGAAACAGAGTTATTCTACAATAGGGGAATTTAG
- the SFXN4 gene encoding sideroflexin-4 isoform X2: MDANLRFWRAEGQSFFQRFLLWADVLDPLLLLKSSDEIRRTRLLLQNSGKTLSEPIQNDQSSVHPDTDKIIPVLFRPPAFLPICLPLVIASSLQLQAKQTFFSQFVFHTYTTGFTLFNGNGTVKVEEYPLQQKQIFYGLGAISYAACIGALPLLFMNRYTLKSSVTQLVVKKLLPAPLLGLMSAFTVAVVRSPEFENGIEVMDRNGKVVGVSQKAGEKAVKETALSRAVLFGTTFFLPALLTYFVERAKFAKTPRALASVRMFMITSVLAGMLPVSLSMFPQCGEIKRTDLEPEILSSTEETELFYNRGI, encoded by the exons ATGGACGCCAACCTGCGGTTCTGGAGAGCGGAGGGACAG TCTTTTTTCCAGAGGTTTCTTCTCTGGGCGGACGTCTTGGATCCCCTGCTGCTCCTGAAATCCTCC gATGAAATAAGAAGAACCAGGTTATTATTACAAAACAGTGGAAAGACGCTAAGTGAGCCCATACAAAATGATCAG tccAGTGTACATCCTGATACAGACAAGATAATTCCCGTTTTGTTTAGGCCTCCAG cctTCCTGCCCATATGTCTTCCATTG GTTATTGCTTCATCTCTTCAGCTCCAGgcaaagcaaacttttttttctcag TTCGTGTTTCACACATATACCACAGGATTCACCCTATTCAATGGAAATGGTACTGTAAAGGTTGAA GAGTACCCACTTCAACAAAAGCAGATCTTCTACGGCTTGGGAGCCATTTCCTATGCAGCATGTATTGGT gctcttcctcttctcttcatgAATCGATACACGTTGAAGAGTTCAGTGACACAACTGGTTGTCAAAAAACTTCTACCTGCTCCTCTTCTTG GTTTGATGAGTGCATTCACTGTGGCGGTGGTGAGAAGCCCAGAATTTGAGAATGGAATTGAAGTGATGGACAGGAATGGCAAAGTTGTAGGAGTGTCACAGAAGGCTGGTGAGAAG GCCGTTAAAGAAACAGCATTGTCGAGAGCAGTCTTGTTTGGGACAACGTtcttcctgccagctctgcttACATACTTTGTGGAAAG AGCAAAATTTGCAAAAACTCCACGTGCTTTGGCTTCAGTGAGAATGTTTATGATTACATCAGTACTGGCAGGGATGCTACCAGTCTCACTTAGCATGTTCCCGCAGTGTGGGGAG ATAAAGCGAACAGACCTCGAACCCGAAATTCTGTCATCTACAGAAGAAACAGAGTTATTCTACAATAGGGGAATTTAG